In a genomic window of Sulfurimonas denitrificans DSM 1251:
- the ftsH gene encoding ATP-dependent zinc metalloprotease FtsH, whose product MQNRDDNNNNNFFNKNPLITFAIFSIVIILLFKTLIGENSPNEASVVGNKRAKQISYSELKSLIETKGVNKVDIGQSYIKAYSTDNATLYTTRIVPSDSKLTEELDKQGIEYNGFSETNWFTEMFGWLFPFLIIIAIWMFFAGRMQKSMGSGILGMGGSKKMINSEKPKTKFDDVAGVEEAKEEVQEIVDFLKYPARYVEIGAKIPKGVLLVGSPGTGKTLLAKAVAGEADVPFFSVTGSSFIEMFVGVGAARVRDLFEQAKKDAPSIIFIDEIDAIGKSRSAGANMGGNDEREQTLNQLLAEMDGFGTDTPIIILAATNRPEILDQALLRPGRFDRQVLVDKPDYEGRIKILKVHVKGVKMDSDVDLAEVARLTAGLAGADLANIVNEGALLAGRKNQKTVTQKDLYEAVERALAGLAKKSRRINPKEKKIVAYHESGHALMAETTVGAKKVSKVSIVPRGLAALGYTLNTPEENKFMMQRHELWAEVDVLLGGRAAEQVFIGEISTGAGNDLERATDIIKSMVQTYGMSDVAGLMVLEKSRHSFLSGGYGQSSREYSNKMAENMDEFIKTSLQERYNGVVERLELYRDAVEEVVKLLYKKENITGEEVRDIIINFEKENNLVSKVNIVVDDIEEELKADAKMVEEADKENNKHNKEGRDEK is encoded by the coding sequence ATGCAAAACAGAGACGACAATAACAATAATAATTTTTTCAATAAAAATCCACTTATTACTTTTGCAATATTTTCAATAGTAATAATTCTACTTTTTAAAACCTTAATAGGTGAAAATAGCCCTAATGAAGCGTCAGTAGTTGGAAATAAAAGAGCAAAACAGATTAGTTATTCAGAGCTTAAGTCTTTAATAGAGACTAAAGGCGTAAACAAAGTTGATATTGGGCAGAGTTACATAAAAGCGTATTCAACAGACAATGCAACACTATATACTACAAGAATTGTACCAAGTGACTCAAAGTTAACAGAAGAGTTAGATAAGCAAGGTATAGAGTATAACGGATTTAGCGAAACAAACTGGTTTACTGAGATGTTTGGTTGGCTCTTTCCATTTTTGATAATAATTGCAATATGGATGTTTTTTGCAGGACGTATGCAAAAAAGTATGGGTAGTGGGATTCTTGGTATGGGTGGATCTAAAAAGATGATTAACTCAGAGAAGCCCAAAACAAAATTTGATGATGTAGCTGGTGTTGAAGAGGCAAAAGAAGAAGTTCAAGAGATAGTTGACTTTTTAAAATATCCTGCTCGTTATGTTGAGATTGGTGCAAAGATTCCAAAAGGTGTTCTTTTAGTAGGAAGCCCTGGAACTGGAAAAACTCTTCTTGCAAAAGCAGTTGCTGGAGAAGCCGATGTTCCGTTTTTCTCTGTTACTGGCTCTAGTTTTATAGAGATGTTTGTAGGAGTTGGAGCCGCTCGTGTTAGAGATTTATTCGAACAAGCAAAAAAAGATGCCCCTAGCATTATATTTATAGATGAGATTGATGCGATTGGTAAGAGCCGATCGGCTGGCGCAAATATGGGTGGAAATGATGAGAGAGAACAGACACTAAACCAACTCTTAGCTGAGATGGATGGCTTTGGAACAGATACCCCTATTATTATCTTAGCTGCTACAAACAGACCAGAGATTTTGGATCAAGCACTACTTAGACCAGGACGATTTGATAGACAAGTTTTGGTTGACAAACCTGATTATGAGGGGCGTATTAAAATCTTAAAGGTACATGTAAAAGGTGTTAAGATGGACTCCGATGTAGATCTCGCAGAAGTAGCTCGTCTAACTGCAGGTTTGGCTGGTGCAGATTTGGCAAATATTGTAAACGAAGGGGCACTCTTAGCTGGGAGAAAAAATCAAAAAACTGTAACACAAAAAGATTTATATGAAGCAGTAGAACGTGCTTTAGCTGGACTTGCTAAAAAGTCTCGCCGAATCAACCCTAAAGAGAAGAAAATAGTTGCATATCATGAGAGTGGGCATGCTCTTATGGCAGAGACGACAGTGGGTGCAAAAAAAGTTTCAAAAGTCTCTATTGTTCCTCGTGGGCTTGCAGCTCTTGGTTACACACTAAACACACCTGAAGAGAATAAGTTTATGATGCAGCGTCATGAACTTTGGGCAGAAGTTGATGTTCTTCTTGGAGGTCGTGCTGCAGAGCAGGTCTTTATTGGTGAAATCTCAACAGGTGCCGGAAATGACCTTGAACGTGCAACTGATATTATAAAATCGATGGTTCAAACATACGGAATGAGTGATGTTGCAGGACTTATGGTTTTAGAAAAAAGCAGACACTCTTTCTTGAGCGGCGGATATGGACAATCATCTAGAGAGTATAGTAACAAGATGGCTGAAAATATGGATGAGTTTATAAAAACATCTTTACAAGAGCGATATAATGGTGTTGTTGAGAGGCTTGAACTCTATAGAGATGCGGTTGAAGAGGTGGTAAAACTTCTTTATAAAAAAGAGAATATTACTGGCGAAGAGGTAAGAGATATTATTATTAATTTTGAAAAAGAGAACAATCTTGTTTCAAAAGTGAACATAGTTGTAGATGATATTGAAGAAGAGCTCAAAGCAGACGCTAAAATGGTTGAAGAAGCCGATAAAGAAAATAATAAACACAATAAAGAAGGCAGAGATGAGAAATAA
- a CDS encoding 50S ribosomal protein L11 methyltransferase, whose product MQEHYFELVIKVSSHHSLFLDFLADTLPVGFEEIDDGFIIRSEDEVDTIIWGLEQFREALQKATGDVIELEYKQSKLKNSDWVKVYQDSIEPLRIDKFYIHPTWDAPDANLINIAIDPALAFGTGHHPTTASALRAIAKYVKEDDKVLDVGCGSGILGVGAIKLGAVVDACDTDIACIENSQLNSELNNVKFNKLWEGSCSFTKDRYDVVVANIVADVLIFIANDLKSVVKEDGVLVLSGILEKYESKVLKFYQNFEILEKITQDEWVTFILKQGKK is encoded by the coding sequence ATGCAAGAGCATTACTTTGAATTAGTTATTAAAGTCTCTTCACATCACTCTCTCTTCTTAGATTTTTTAGCAGATACATTACCAGTTGGCTTTGAAGAGATAGATGATGGATTCATTATCAGAAGTGAAGATGAGGTTGATACAATAATATGGGGATTAGAGCAGTTTAGGGAAGCTTTGCAAAAAGCCACGGGAGATGTAATAGAGCTTGAGTATAAACAGAGCAAACTTAAAAATAGTGATTGGGTAAAAGTTTATCAAGATAGTATTGAACCACTTCGTATAGATAAATTTTATATCCATCCAACGTGGGATGCTCCCGATGCAAATTTAATTAATATTGCAATAGATCCAGCATTGGCATTTGGAACAGGACATCATCCGACAACTGCTTCAGCATTAAGAGCAATTGCAAAGTATGTAAAAGAAGATGATAAAGTTTTAGATGTTGGATGTGGAAGCGGAATTTTAGGTGTTGGGGCAATAAAACTTGGTGCTGTAGTTGATGCGTGTGATACAGATATTGCATGTATTGAAAATAGCCAGTTAAACTCTGAGTTAAATAACGTAAAATTCAATAAGCTTTGGGAAGGTTCTTGTAGCTTTACTAAAGATAGATATGATGTTGTTGTTGCTAATATTGTGGCAGATGTTTTAATTTTTATAGCAAATGATTTAAAGAGTGTTGTAAAAGAGGATGGAGTTCTTGTTTTATCAGGAATTTTAGAGAAATATGAATCAAAAGTTTTAAAATTTTATCAAAATTTTGAGATTTTAGAAAAGATTACCCAAGATGAATGGGTGACATTTATACTAAAACAAGGTAAAAAATAG
- a CDS encoding response regulator, whose protein sequence is MKLLVVDDSSTMRRIIKNTLQRLGHKDIFEGGDGVEGWGVLDTNPEIDMLITDWNMPEMNGLELVKKVRADARFKDLPIIMVTTEGGKAEVITALKAGVNNYIVKPFTPQVLKEKLGAVMGIDV, encoded by the coding sequence TTGAAATTACTTGTTGTTGATGACAGTTCTACGATGCGTCGTATAATAAAAAATACATTACAAAGACTTGGTCATAAAGACATATTTGAAGGTGGAGATGGCGTTGAAGGCTGGGGTGTATTAGATACTAACCCTGAAATTGATATGCTTATAACAGACTGGAATATGCCAGAGATGAATGGGCTTGAACTTGTTAAAAAAGTCCGTGCTGATGCTCGTTTTAAAGACCTTCCAATTATCATGGTAACGACGGAGGGTGGCAAAGCAGAAGTTATAACTGCCCTAAAAGCTGGTGTAAACAACTATATAGTAAAACCATTTACTCCTCAAGTTTTAAAAGAGAAGCTTGGCGCAGTTATGGGTATTGACGTGTAA
- the hisA gene encoding 1-(5-phosphoribosyl)-5-[(5-phosphoribosylamino)methylideneamino]imidazole-4-carboxamide isomerase, with translation MTLYPAIDLKDGKAVRLTKGLMDSAKIYSDEPWMLVKKFEEMGAKWVHLVDLNGAFAGEPKNLEQIIKIRQNCKVKLELGGGIRDEDTIKKMLEIGIDRVILGSIAVKNPTFVKEMAAKYPIAVGIDAIDGFVAVEGWGEVSAMRATDLAKEFANAGVEAIICTDVSRDGTLSGVNVEFTLDIANACKIPTIASGGVKDESDIEALVSAKGIDGVIIGKAYYEGTLDLPKMFKKYS, from the coding sequence ATGACTCTATATCCAGCGATTGATTTAAAAGATGGTAAAGCGGTAAGACTTACAAAAGGTCTTATGGATAGTGCAAAAATATACTCAGATGAGCCGTGGATGCTTGTTAAAAAATTTGAAGAGATGGGTGCAAAGTGGGTTCATTTAGTTGATTTAAACGGAGCTTTTGCAGGAGAACCTAAAAATCTTGAACAGATTATAAAAATTAGACAAAACTGTAAGGTTAAACTTGAGCTTGGCGGTGGTATTCGTGATGAAGATACAATCAAAAAAATGCTAGAAATTGGAATAGATAGAGTTATTTTAGGCTCTATTGCTGTAAAAAATCCTACATTTGTAAAAGAGATGGCGGCAAAATACCCAATTGCAGTAGGTATTGATGCGATAGATGGATTTGTGGCTGTTGAGGGCTGGGGAGAAGTTAGCGCTATGCGTGCTACTGATTTGGCAAAAGAGTTTGCAAATGCTGGTGTTGAGGCGATAATCTGTACAGATGTTTCAAGAGATGGAACGCTTAGTGGTGTGAATGTTGAGTTTACACTAGATATAGCAAATGCTTGTAAAATCCCAACTATTGCTAGTGGTGGTGTAAAAGATGAGAGCGATATAGAAGCTCTTGTATCCGCTAAAGGAATAGATGGCGTTATTATAGGTAAAGCCTATTATGAGGGTACACTTGATTTACCTAAGATGTTTAAAAAATATAGTTAA
- the hisH gene encoding imidazole glycerol phosphate synthase subunit HisH, producing the protein MIAIVDYNMGNLASVQNAFAKIGTQTVIEGDPKKFKEYDKLILPGVGAFGDAMEHLRERGMIEAIKEFAASTKPILGICLGMQLLFESSEEFGEHEGLGLIKGKVVAFDTSKFEETLKVPHMGWNRMFTKEHPLFEGLDEEHYLYFVHSYHALCDDEKDSIGRTFYGYEFTSAVAHDNIMGIQPHPEKSHDNGLKILENFTKYRNLK; encoded by the coding sequence ATGATAGCAATAGTCGATTATAATATGGGAAATTTGGCAAGTGTGCAAAACGCATTTGCTAAAATTGGGACTCAAACAGTCATAGAGGGTGACCCAAAAAAGTTTAAAGAGTATGATAAATTAATTCTCCCTGGAGTTGGCGCTTTTGGCGATGCAATGGAGCACCTAAGAGAGAGAGGGATGATAGAAGCTATAAAGGAGTTTGCTGCATCTACTAAGCCTATTTTAGGTATATGTCTTGGTATGCAACTGCTTTTTGAGAGTTCAGAAGAGTTTGGAGAGCATGAAGGTTTAGGGCTTATCAAGGGAAAAGTTGTAGCTTTTGATACATCAAAATTTGAAGAGACTCTAAAAGTGCCACACATGGGTTGGAATAGAATGTTTACAAAAGAACATCCATTATTTGAGGGACTCGATGAGGAGCATTATCTTTACTTTGTGCACTCATATCACGCCCTTTGTGATGATGAGAAAGACTCAATTGGCAGAACCTTTTATGGATATGAGTTTACATCTGCAGTTGCTCATGATAATATTATGGGAATTCAGCCTCATCCAGAAAAAAGTCATGATAATGGACTTAAAATATTAGAAAATTTTACAAAATATAGGAATTTAAAATGA
- a CDS encoding PDC sensor domain-containing protein, protein MTASDIQNFSNGRTKARAYFCYLFSKNIQNRMPSLTQEMAMIGLLKTKEDLEKCEGVYLLDDRGVQVSPTFTLTKRVDEDVGRIRAERAYYYRAVKEGRCTITDPYPSLITGDLTVTISQPIYDDKGELKYVACLDMPLEEVVKISRSTMLDKFFLSLFRYSYAAFAFALISVALLLFIKGAQSFFLYEISPEHFQIKDVFEATILLTLALAIFDLAKTLIEEEILGRSKDSSISGPHKTMVRFLGSIIIALSIEALMLVFKFAITDPEKILYAMYIILGVSMLLITLAFYIKFTKLKIEE, encoded by the coding sequence ATGACGGCTTCAGATATACAAAATTTTTCCAACGGTAGAACGAAAGCAAGAGCATATTTTTGCTATCTTTTTTCTAAAAATATTCAAAACAGAATGCCATCTTTAACACAAGAGATGGCGATGATAGGTCTTTTAAAGACTAAAGAAGATTTAGAAAAATGTGAAGGTGTGTATCTCCTAGACGATAGAGGAGTGCAGGTTTCTCCTACTTTTACATTAACAAAAAGAGTAGATGAGGATGTTGGAAGAATTAGAGCCGAGAGAGCATACTACTATAGAGCTGTAAAAGAAGGAAGATGTACCATCACTGATCCATATCCATCACTTATAACAGGAGATTTGACAGTTACAATTTCTCAGCCTATTTATGATGACAAGGGAGAATTAAAGTATGTAGCGTGTCTTGATATGCCACTAGAAGAGGTTGTTAAAATCTCACGCTCAACAATGCTTGATAAATTTTTTCTCTCTCTATTTAGATACTCATATGCAGCTTTTGCTTTTGCTTTAATCTCGGTAGCACTGCTTCTTTTTATAAAAGGGGCTCAGAGTTTCTTTTTATATGAGATTTCGCCTGAACATTTCCAAATAAAAGATGTGTTTGAAGCAACAATTTTGCTAACACTCGCTCTTGCTATTTTTGATTTGGCTAAAACTCTTATAGAAGAGGAGATTTTGGGTAGAAGCAAAGATAGTAGTATCTCAGGACCGCATAAAACAATGGTAAGATTTTTGGGTTCAATTATTATTGCACTCTCCATTGAGGCGCTGATGTTAGTTTTTAAGTTTGCAATAACAGATCCAGAGAAGATATTATATGCCATGTATATTATTTTAGGTGTTTCAATGCTCTTGATTACACTAGCTTTTTATATAAAATTTACGAAATTAAAGATTGAAGAATGA
- a CDS encoding lipid A biosynthesis lauroyl acyltransferase, protein MSFKLFLLLEKFLMLLPRKIRKKIFTSLAFIAYYASPRYRNIGFINLDFIYTETISKEEKKDIIKYSFRNLLLNFLHLMEMRHMSKEEFERKVTIKNIKAVEKAHKEQKAVIYVTSHYCAWELGGAAVGNYIESVYAVFKKMKNLDYQNWVLESRAKFGNKSLEKSNVIKPLIKIVKNQQACGILIDTAVNQREGVEVDFLNKRVHQTATPAYLARKYNASIIPVTITTDDEDNYTLIFFDEIVVQRSDDEKEDIRVATQLQADWLSMLILDEPKFWFWIHRRFKSDYPQIYKKSS, encoded by the coding sequence ATGAGCTTTAAACTATTTTTATTATTAGAAAAATTCTTGATGCTTTTACCAAGAAAAATAAGAAAAAAAATCTTTACTTCTTTAGCTTTTATTGCCTATTATGCATCACCAAGATACAGAAACATAGGTTTTATAAATTTAGATTTTATTTATACAGAGACTATAAGCAAAGAAGAGAAAAAAGATATTATAAAATACAGTTTTAGAAATCTGCTTCTTAATTTTTTGCATCTTATGGAGATGAGACACATGAGTAAAGAGGAGTTTGAGAGAAAAGTAACTATCAAAAATATAAAGGCTGTTGAAAAAGCTCATAAAGAGCAAAAAGCTGTCATATATGTAACCTCGCACTACTGCGCTTGGGAGCTTGGAGGAGCAGCAGTTGGCAACTATATTGAGAGCGTTTATGCCGTCTTTAAAAAGATGAAAAACTTAGATTACCAAAACTGGGTATTAGAATCTCGTGCTAAATTTGGCAATAAATCACTAGAGAAATCAAATGTTATAAAACCTCTTATAAAAATTGTTAAAAATCAGCAAGCATGTGGAATATTAATAGATACTGCAGTTAACCAAAGAGAGGGTGTTGAAGTTGATTTTTTAAACAAAAGAGTTCATCAAACAGCAACTCCTGCCTATTTGGCTAGAAAATACAACGCTTCAATTATCCCCGTAACCATTACAACAGATGATGAAGACAACTATACTCTTATATTTTTTGATGAGATTGTCGTGCAAAGAAGTGATGATGAAAAAGAGGATATAAGAGTAGCAACTCAACTTCAAGCAGATTGGCTCTCAATGCTTATACTTGATGAGCCAAAATTTTGGTTTTGGATACATAGAAGATTTAAAAGCGACTATCCTCAAATATATAAAAAGAGCTCTTAA
- a CDS encoding AI-2E family transporter yields MKPQYFVAILFATSLYWMYLLYAPFLLGMIIAALLAISTSNIHNFFEKILKSKFLAALSSSILLAVLFFVPLGYFLVTLSIKLNSVDPEVFKNIEITIRDFLVNPPEYLLFLKPYMQTTIEDISINSIASYIFSFTGDIGSLSAGYLKNSFLVIVFYFFAQYSGGFIIDLLKRVVQMSADEATLLAKELSSVMSVVFYSIIVNAMLQGILFGLAISYMGYNGLLFGIMYGFASLIPVVGGVLMWLPFTLYEFSMGDSSNAIFIALYTVVVISIVADTFIKPLIIKELNLRLLKEDDAKMNELIIFFAIIAGLTTFGFWGMILGPAITAFFLTILKLFEARTKECENV; encoded by the coding sequence TTGAAACCACAATATTTTGTAGCAATACTTTTTGCAACATCGCTTTATTGGATGTATCTTTTATATGCACCATTTTTACTTGGAATGATTATTGCGGCACTTTTAGCAATCTCTACTTCAAATATTCATAATTTTTTTGAAAAAATATTGAAGTCTAAGTTTTTAGCGGCTCTCTCTTCTAGTATTTTGTTAGCGGTGCTCTTTTTTGTTCCACTTGGATACTTTTTGGTAACTTTGAGTATCAAGTTAAACAGCGTGGATCCTGAGGTTTTTAAAAATATTGAAATTACGATAAGAGATTTTTTAGTAAATCCGCCAGAGTATCTTCTTTTTTTGAAACCATATATGCAGACAACAATAGAAGATATTAGCATAAATTCTATTGCTTCATATATATTTTCATTTACGGGAGATATTGGCTCTTTGAGTGCTGGGTATTTAAAGAATTCATTTTTGGTGATAGTTTTTTACTTTTTTGCTCAATATAGCGGTGGCTTTATTATTGATTTGTTAAAAAGAGTTGTTCAGATGTCTGCGGATGAGGCAACACTTCTCGCTAAGGAGTTATCGTCTGTCATGAGTGTTGTTTTTTACTCCATTATTGTAAATGCGATGCTCCAAGGAATACTATTTGGTTTAGCTATATCATACATGGGTTATAATGGGCTCCTTTTTGGCATCATGTATGGTTTTGCCTCTCTTATTCCAGTAGTTGGAGGCGTCTTAATGTGGCTTCCATTTACGCTATATGAGTTTTCTATGGGAGATAGCTCAAATGCAATTTTTATAGCACTCTATACAGTTGTAGTAATCTCAATAGTAGCAGATACATTTATTAAGCCATTGATTATAAAAGAGTTAAATTTAAGGCTTCTAAAAGAGGATGATGCAAAGATGAATGAGCTTATTATCTTCTTTGCAATTATTGCTGGACTTACTACCTTTGGCTTTTGGGGTATGATTTTAGGACCTGCGATTACAGCATTTTTTCTTACAATATTAAAACTTTTTGAGGCAAGAACAAAAGAGTGTGAAAACGTTTAA
- the ruvB gene encoding Holliday junction branch migration DNA helicase RuvB — translation MQRLVEIERFDSEESVEVTLRPSAWNEYIGQEQIKKNLGVFIEASKKRAEALDHVLFYGPPGLGKTTLALIIANEMNANIKVTAAPMIEKSGDLAAILTNLEEGDVLFIDEIHRLSPAVEEILYSSMEDFRIDIIIGSGPAAQTLKIDLPRFTLIGATTRAGMLSNPLRDRFGMNFRMQFYSPEELSKIISQASNKLNKKIADEACSEIAKRSRGTPRIALRLLRRVRDFADVANEKDILHSRAQYALDELGINSYGFDEMDIKLLNLLVGANGRAMGLSTIAAALSEDEGTVEDVLEPYLIANGYLERTAKGRKATPSTYKILNVTMPALDDGGLF, via the coding sequence ATGCAAAGATTAGTTGAAATAGAGCGCTTTGATAGTGAAGAGAGTGTAGAGGTTACTCTGCGCCCCAGTGCTTGGAATGAATATATTGGGCAAGAACAGATCAAAAAAAATCTCGGTGTTTTTATAGAGGCTAGTAAAAAAAGAGCAGAGGCGCTTGATCATGTTCTTTTTTATGGACCTCCAGGTCTTGGAAAGACAACTTTAGCACTTATAATTGCAAATGAGATGAACGCTAACATAAAAGTAACAGCAGCTCCCATGATAGAAAAAAGTGGAGATTTAGCAGCGATTTTAACAAACCTAGAAGAGGGTGATGTGCTCTTTATAGACGAGATTCATCGCCTCTCTCCAGCTGTAGAAGAGATACTCTACTCATCAATGGAAGATTTTCGCATAGATATTATTATAGGAAGTGGACCAGCCGCTCAAACCCTAAAGATAGACCTTCCCCGATTTACTCTCATTGGTGCAACAACAAGAGCAGGAATGCTCTCAAACCCTCTTCGTGATAGATTTGGTATGAATTTTAGAATGCAGTTTTACTCACCTGAAGAGCTATCAAAAATAATATCTCAAGCATCAAACAAACTAAATAAAAAAATAGCAGATGAGGCTTGTAGTGAGATAGCAAAAAGAAGCAGAGGAACTCCACGTATAGCTCTTAGACTTTTACGACGTGTAAGAGATTTTGCAGATGTTGCAAATGAGAAAGACATACTGCATTCAAGAGCACAATATGCACTTGATGAGCTTGGTATCAACTCTTATGGATTTGATGAGATGGATATTAAGCTCTTAAATCTTTTAGTTGGAGCAAATGGCAGAGCGATGGGACTTAGCACAATTGCCGCTGCTCTTAGTGAGGATGAGGGAACTGTAGAGGATGTTTTAGAGCCATATCTTATAGCAAATGGTTATTTAGAGAGAACTGCTAAAGGTAGAAAGGCGACACCTTCAACTTATAAAATATTAAATGTTACAATGCCAGCACTAGATGATGGAGGGCTTTTTTGA
- the panB gene encoding 3-methyl-2-oxobutanoate hydroxymethyltransferase has translation MAKKMTITSIKKSKGVHPLVMITAYDALFARLLEPSADMILVGDSLNMSFAGRDDTLSATLSQMIYHTNAVAKGAKNSFIICDMPFGTYTNRDDALKNSIKVFQESSADALKIEGGEDKAEIISHLCSNGIAVCGHIGLLPQAFRSEGGYKVKGKTDEERIQLIRDAKAIEKAGAFCMVIEGVKADVAAQVAASVKIPVIGIGAGRDVDGQVLVFSDMLGLFEEFTPKFVKKYLDGASLVKEALKSYADEVKTRAFPQDIHTY, from the coding sequence ATGGCAAAAAAAATGACAATAACATCTATTAAAAAAAGCAAAGGGGTACACCCTTTAGTTATGATAACTGCTTATGATGCTCTTTTTGCAAGACTTTTAGAGCCAAGTGCAGATATGATTTTAGTAGGCGATAGTTTAAATATGAGCTTTGCTGGAAGAGATGATACTCTAAGTGCAACACTCTCTCAGATGATATATCATACAAATGCCGTTGCAAAAGGGGCAAAAAATAGTTTTATAATTTGTGATATGCCTTTTGGAACTTATACAAACAGAGATGATGCTCTTAAAAATAGTATTAAAGTTTTTCAAGAATCAAGCGCTGATGCCCTTAAGATAGAGGGTGGAGAGGATAAGGCAGAGATAATTAGCCATCTCTGCTCAAATGGAATCGCTGTGTGCGGGCATATTGGACTCTTACCACAAGCTTTTAGAAGTGAGGGCGGGTACAAAGTAAAAGGAAAAACAGATGAGGAGAGAATTCAACTCATAAGAGATGCTAAAGCCATAGAGAAGGCTGGCGCTTTTTGTATGGTAATAGAGGGAGTAAAGGCTGATGTTGCCGCTCAAGTTGCTGCAAGTGTAAAAATCCCAGTTATAGGAATTGGCGCTGGCAGAGATGTGGATGGACAAGTTCTTGTATTTTCTGACATGTTGGGACTATTTGAAGAGTTTACTCCAAAGTTTGTAAAAAAATATCTAGATGGTGCATCTTTGGTTAAAGAGGCATTAAAAAGTTATGCCGATGAGGTTAAAACAAGAGCGTTTCCTCAAGATATCCACACCTACTAA
- a CDS encoding Hpt domain-containing protein: MGARSDLDSTFDYEIVDEFLEHYSMMVDSMDIMIIDLSKPNMYEQSIDELFRVFHNIKSASSYLKISQMAKLAAFVEDALENIRTNHSSANEETINWLLEISDMFNAWKNDLTLDKELSRIKFSLLKLPDLENN, translated from the coding sequence ATGGGCGCAAGAAGTGATTTAGATTCTACTTTTGATTATGAGATAGTTGATGAGTTTTTAGAGCACTACTCCATGATGGTTGATTCTATGGATATAATGATTATAGATTTATCAAAACCAAATATGTACGAACAGAGCATTGATGAGCTTTTTCGTGTTTTTCACAATATTAAATCAGCTTCAAGCTATTTAAAAATCTCACAAATGGCAAAACTTGCAGCTTTTGTTGAAGATGCTCTTGAAAATATTAGAACAAATCACTCAAGTGCTAATGAAGAAACTATAAATTGGCTGCTTGAGATTAGCGATATGTTTAATGCATGGAAAAATGATTTAACTCTTGATAAAGAGCTAAGCCGCATAAAATTTTCTCTACTTAAATTACCTGACTTGGAAAACAATTGA
- the trpA gene encoding tryptophan synthase subunit alpha — translation MKKLVAYITSGYPEKSFSIDLALALSQSGVDTLELGVPFSDPVADGPLIELANQKALEFGFRFKDLIEISKEIAPKVDTLWMGYFNSFYQQNMQKLLPFAKEIGLSGFIIPDLPHEESVVFNDLFNANALSNISFVAPTDTNERIEQLVKDSKKFIYMVAYTGITGSGKAEDLQPILSNIKKHTQTPIYVGFGVNKKTAKDKVKGADGVIVGSAFVEILLDKTLSYTEKIDNCSELAKILKGEINS, via the coding sequence TTGAAAAAATTAGTAGCATATATTACATCTGGTTATCCAGAAAAATCTTTCAGTATTGATTTAGCATTAGCACTAAGTCAAAGTGGTGTTGATACACTTGAACTTGGAGTGCCATTTTCAGACCCAGTAGCAGATGGTCCTTTGATAGAGTTGGCAAATCAGAAGGCACTTGAGTTTGGATTTAGATTTAAAGATCTTATAGAAATTTCTAAAGAAATTGCACCTAAAGTAGATACTCTATGGATGGGATATTTTAATAGTTTTTATCAACAAAATATGCAAAAGCTACTCCCTTTTGCAAAAGAGATTGGGTTAAGTGGATTTATTATCCCAGATTTACCACATGAAGAGAGCGTTGTGTTTAATGATTTATTTAATGCAAATGCACTCTCAAATATAAGCTTTGTAGCACCGACAGACACCAATGAGAGAATTGAGCAGCTAGTTAAAGATTCTAAAAAATTTATCTACATGGTCGCTTATACAGGTATAACGGGTTCAGGCAAAGCAGAAGATTTACAACCTATCTTATCAAATATAAAAAAGCATACACAAACTCCTATTTATGTAGGTTTTGGAGTAAATAAAAAAACGGCTAAAGATAAAGTAAAAGGTGCAGATGGTGTAATAGTAGGAAGTGCTTTTGTAGAGATACTTTTAGACAAAACTTTGAGCTATACAGAGAAAATAGATAACTGTAGTGAACTTGCTAAAATTTTAAAAGGTGAGATAAATAGTTGA